In Malus sylvestris chromosome 16, drMalSylv7.2, whole genome shotgun sequence, the following are encoded in one genomic region:
- the LOC126608257 gene encoding protein indeterminate-domain 5, chloroplastic-like: MAAASSSMPFFGSSSSREENQSQMTSSILPPSSNATAAATVTAPPPQKKRRNQPGNPNPDAEVIALSPKTLMATNRFICEVCNKGFQREQNLQLHRRGHNLPWKLKQKTNKEPRRKVYLCPEPSCVHHDPSRALGDLTGIKKHYSRKHGEKKWKCDKCSKRYAVQSDWKAHSKTCGTREYRCDCGTLFSRRDSFITHRAFCDALAQESARHPSSLSTMGGNLYGNNHMSLGLSQIPSLQNSTHLPNNMLRLGSGGSAKFEHLIPPSNPSSFGSQAMPNSPNFFMRDIANQQGFQDQHQFPSKALHGLMQLPDLQSNPNNNSPSSNSAANLFNLGFFSNNSTSNSITPPDHQFGDGNGGGQGFSMGNDHQIGSGSLPSLYGNSMQHEGGVAPHMSATALLQKAAQMGSTTSTESSSLLRGLGNSSTRAAKSGRQLVSAPSSVGVSFSGDHHHSTNGGEQHLRSSQQVENENHLQGLMNSLANGNSSIFGGGEQDHNNNFGGFSSGSTATRVSAMDQQHNNPNYDEAKMHQNLGVNFGGSDKLTLDFLGVGGMVRNMSGGHGYSQRDNLQQQHHGINMISSLDPELESAQASQPFGGTTLQ, from the exons atggcGGCTGCTTCTTCATCGATGCCGTTCTTTGGAAGTAGTAGTAGCAGAGAAGAAAACCAAAGCCAGATGACTTCGTCGATCCTTCCACCTTCCTCAAATGCTACCGCCGCAGCCACAGTCACAGCCCCACCACCtcaaaagaaaaggagaaatcAACCTGGAAATCCAA ATCCAGATGCGGAGGTCATCGCACTATCTCCCAAGACGCTAATGGCAACAAACAGGTTCATATGTGAGGTGTGCAACAAAGGGTTTCAAAGGGAGCAAAACCTACAGCTCCACAGAAGAGGACACAACCTGCCTTGGAAGCTCAAGCAGAAGACTAATAAAGAACCCAGGCGCAAGGTCTATCTATGCCCTGAACCATCATGCGTTCACCATGACCCCTCTCGAGCTCTCGGAGACCTCACCGGCATCAAAAAACACTACTCAAGAAAACACGGCGAGAAGAAATGGAAGTGCGACAAGTGCTCCAAGAGGTACGCCGTTCAATCGGATTGGAAGGCTCATTCTAAGACATGCGGAACTAGGGAATACAGATGCGACTGTGGCACTCTCTTCTCAAG GCGGGACAGTTTTATCACTCATAGGGCTTTCTGTGATGCACTGGCTCAGGAGAGTGCAAGGCATCCTTCAAGCTTAAGCACAATGGGCGGCAACCTCTATGGAAACAACCACATGAGCTTAGGTCTATCCCAAATCCCCTCACTCCAAAACTCAACCCACCTCCCTAACAACATGTTGAGGTTAGGTAGTGGCGGCAGCGCAAAGTTTGAGCACCTCATCCCACCATCAAATCCGTCTTCGTTCGGATCACAAGCCATGCCTAATTCCCCCAATTTCTTCATGAGAGACATTGCTAACCAGCAAGGGTTTCAAGATCAGCACCAATTTCCAAGCAAGGCATTACATGGACTAATGCAACTTCCTGATCTCCAAAGCAACCCTAACAACAACTCACCCTCATCGAATAGTGCTGCGAATCTCTTTAACCTGGGCTTCTTTTCCAACAATAGTACCAGTAACAGCATTACTCCTCCTGATCATCAATTTGGTGATGGTAACGGCGGTGGCCAAGGGTTTAGCATGGGTAATGATCATCAAATTGGGTCGGGTTCTCTACCATCTCTCTATGGGAATTCGATGCAACACGAAGGTGGCGTGGCTCCACACATGTCTGCCACTGCATTGCTTCAGAAAGCTGCTCAAATGGGTTCAACTACAAGCACCGAAAGCTCGTCTTTGCTTAGGGGATTAGGCAATTCGTCAACAAGAGCAGCTAAATCTGGAAGGCAACTAGTGTCTGCGCCCTCAAGCGTTGGAGTCAGTTTTAGTGGTGATCATCATCACAGTACTAATGGGGGTGAACAACACTTGAGATCATCACAGCAGGTGGAAAATGAAAACCATCTTCAAGGACTAATGAACTCTCTTGCAAATGGAAACTCTTCGATTTTCGGAGGTGGGGAACAGGATCATAATAACAACTTTGGCGGGTTTAGTAGCGGCAGTACTGCTACTAGGGTTAGTGCAATGGACCAACAGCATAATAACCCTAATTATGATGAGGCCAAGATGCACCAAAATTTGGGTGTAAATTTTGGAGGATCTGATAAATTGACCTTGGATTTTCTTGGTGTTGGAgggatggtaagaaatatgagTGGTGGCCATGGATACTCACAGAGAGATAatctacaacaacaacatcatGGCATCAATATGATCAGTTCTTTAGACCCAGAGTTGGAGTCAGCACAGGCAAGTCAACCCTTTGGAGGCACTACACTACAATGA